AAAGCAATACTGAAAGCATGCATGAAGAGTAAAATGAAGGTTCCGCATGTGAACCTCGAGGTTTCATGGATAGCACAAGGTAGGCTCGTTGGCATACACAAGCCAGGTAAAGCATGTTGCAAAAACGGCATAGCCAGACAGCATGGCCTGTACAAAGAACGACAAGTCCTTCAAACCTGACATTTATCTGCTAGGCTAAACAAAGCATGCGGCAAGTGGGTGACGGTGACACTCAAGGTGCCAAGACATAACTTAATGTGACATGCAAACCAGTTACCTACTTAAATGGTACAACTTACGGAGTCGCATCGATGGCTTTGAttttccccctcccccaccaGCTACAACAACAGTCATTCTCTGTAAGACCTACTACTAGAAGCAACTGTGTACACGTCCCCGCCCCTTTCTGAAGTAAAATCCTGGCTAcccttagagcactgcacgggctgatTTTTCTCATGCAGTCACGGCATGCCACGGCATGTAGAAACATACTGGCAGATGATGGCCTCTGGAAGAATCTGTGCAGCAGTTTTCTGATTCTCCCCGTTCATAGGGAAAGAACCCTCGATTGGTACAATCTTGATGGCCGACGATTTCGATCCATGTCCAATTCGGAAGACTTCTCCATATGTGCCCTCGCCAATTTTCACACACTCCTTGAAAGctctgaaagaagaaaaagacatttaaattagagctgtgcaaatagcaaaattttgggtgcgaagcgaattcgaatattgaagtgtgagtgcgaatagaatcgaatatttttcgaatacttcaaagcgaaattgcaaaaaaaaaaaaagttaggattcctaagcatgtttctatgagatagcaacatgaaagtgtttctttttgctaggttgatgaagcactggtggggtggtgtttcatagttgtcttatcaaaaatgaggcaatgtagaggccgaattctatttatgtacatgatttggtgcaaccaaagtgttgccgacaacactttacacgtgataggcaaagatgccatttcctcagcctctcctcctctctcaacttctgtggaagcccaactgatgtggcggacaagggtgcgctcccttcaagtccggagttccaaatctgcctcgtagacgtcgatatataagaacatctgaaattttggatgctaaaaagcttcggcttccgattttttaggcttcctgcccaaatttcaggtccaaaacagcattaattgagcccccacctgtgccacatctttcatcaccatgttggaaccagcgttttcttgagttagtacatttgcgaccgtagcagagcttgaaaggcagctttgttgcaataccggggtgtgatgagatgaagcatattgaaaatctagggaccacttccaatctgacgttgactgtgttttggcaaagttgaccgtaacggagcttgaaaggcagctttgccgcaataccggggtgtgatgaggtgaagcatattaaaaatctgaaggggtcactttcagttggacgttgactgtatttgtttttgggaagttcgaacagttcgaatagtaaaattccagtgcgaatcgaatcgaatagcaaacactattcgaaagatattcgaaatttcgaatattcgcacactcctaactTAAATATTGTGCTGTTTCAGTGGCTGCACCAATGTGCAAAATGAAGTAGTACCACACTTTCGACTGCTATACATTGCACCTAGTACCCAAAACACCTTGATTTGGGAATCATGGAGCATTGTGCTCAAAGTTGAGCACAATTCTGCTGGAGAGCAGTGGTTGTAGCAAAGTCATAacgttatttcttttttgtgaacAAACAGAGCACACAACTTTTGTTTAGTACTTTCCAGCCATCTAATAAAGCTATCTCCTTTGCAGGCAGCGTAATGTATATGAAATCATAGTGACGGCAGACGCAAGGCAATTCATTATGAAGCCAGCTTGCCACGTTTGTATTCACATAAAGAAACAATGGAAAGTTTAGCTAGTCTGCAGGGATTCATcccagataaagaaagaaatgcttGCAGTGACGGACACGGGACAAGAGGTACAGATGACAGAAATGCATTTGCGTTGTTTGTTCCTTCcccttgtgtctgtgtttggaCGTGTTAGTTTCTTCTATATTTAAAATGATGTGCAGCACTGTAACATTTCATACTGAGCTCCATTGACAAACACTACAATATTTGTTCATCTGTGACCTGTTGTTCCCTTGTTCCAATGCTGTCATTGCCATTGTGCACCAGATAGGATCACCTTTCAGCCGTTTCGTTTATATGCTTTCAAGCTGTCTGGATGCCCATTCGTATCGGTCCCATGGGGTATAATATGTACCAGATTATCTAGAGGAACCTCTTCAACAAATTTACTCAATTTAACCTTCATGTTTTACTTATCTATAAATAAAACATACATTTAATTTGATATCCAAAGGCAGTTCTTCTTGAACATTCATATGTGGTTTGTTCGAGAAAGTTCGCTACTTGAACACCACTGCTTAGTACGCATTTATCAGACACTTCAAAAACATGAATACTAGAATGTGTCCCATACAGAAACTGCACTGGGCTGTCAACTGGCAGGCCAATGCACTTCAATCACATTTTGCATCTCACTCTTTTTTATAGTGGTTATTGAGGCAAGTGCcaaaaaaaatatgcaaaaacATTGCTAAATTGAAGCATTCAGAAGAAGCTACTTCATTAAATGTCACAAATTATTACATTGTGCTCCTTGAAAGCCATTTAAAGGAATGAGAAGCAAAGGTTAAGCACGTTGAAAGTAGCAATGAATTATGATCAAGTTGTAGTTGGAAGTTGTACTCGGAAGTTGTACTCGGAAGTTGTACAAGAAATGAAGAAAGCACAAAGCGAGAGGAGCATGGCTACAAATGAGGCAAGTTGACACACCTCATACCAAGAGCTTGCTTGAAGGTCAAGGGTTCATCTTGGTTGCACATTTCCAGCAGCATTTGATTGGCATCTAGAGGCACTCTTGGAGGTATTTCACTCTTGCGAGCCATGGTGAGTCTTGGCTGAAAATGATACGGTTTCAAAGTGGCAAGTGAAAAGATGCATGTGCAGATACGCTGCCTTTCACCAGGTTGTGTGCATGCATGAAAACAAAGGCCATAGCCGAACTACCAATGTCACTTCAATTTAAACACACACCAAAGACCCTATCAAAATTCTGCATAATTCTTTTCCGGGTGTGAAACAAAACATTTTGCCAGGAAGTGCACTTCTAGATTGTCAGAGTTTCATGTGATATACGTAATTAACCAGGAATTGGCAATTTAACTATTTTTCCTTGTTGCAACAGTAAACCAGTGAACAGTGCTCATTCCATGGCCACACAGCGCTGGCTGCCATAGCGATGGGAGCAGCCATAATTTTCAATCTGTGCCTGTGGCATGAGAATGCTTGTGCTACGCATCTGCCGCCACTAGATTGCTTGTTCTATAGCCAAAACAAGACCTGGAGTGCAGCGGCCAGCAAAAGAGGCGGCTACAAGTGATACCAAAATTTGGACTGGAAAGCCACTGTTTCACGATACCAAGAGATCGCCTCACAATTTCTTCTCTACTGCTGCTTTTACAAGGTCTCCAAACACTGGTTCCTGCAATATCAACTAGACGACCTTGAGTATTGAACAGAAAAGCTGAGTTGCGTGAACAGTGTTGAAGGTACGTCAAACAAGCAAATGTTGAATGGCTGCTTCAATTACTTCTTTATTTGTGAAACAGTTGCAAAAGAAATTATAGTACAAGTTTATGCCTCCATCACAAAAACTCACTAAACTTGGTCACGGCATTAGTCGAGATTTTTTTTCGATTGCAGTGAAAGCAGCCAAGCTGCAAAGGCAGACTTCTTTTGCAACATACAATTTAGACTGGCAGATGAGCTTGAGTGTGTgcgaaaaacttttttttcccaTCAATGACAAGGTTTTAGGAGACTGCCCTTTCCATGCTAAATAAGACATACTTTGTTGTTTCATGCTGTTTAATGGCAGCAAAGCAGCATACACTGGGCCCTCTTGATACAATGCAAGATGAATGTTGCAACCCATCATTTGAATTTGAACCTACAGTACATATGCAAGGATAGTCTTATCTTGGGCTACCTATTAACTCATCAAAGGTTACAaggaaacaataaaattttgcctTGAGGCGTTGGTGTGAGTATGCCTTTCAGgtttcattaaagggcccctcaccaggattTGAGCACTGCAAATAAACAAGTGCAGCGCATAGAGCACCCATTGTTGATCATGTTTGCAAAGTATAAAACACCTCCAGGCCATGAAAACTGTTGAAATTTTAAACAGAGGGCCATGCACCCTTTTCTTACAAGGGAGCCATGTTTTGACGAAGTGAAAGTCACATGCAATACATTAGCACTCATGTAATGGGCACTTCTTCGAACGTCACTGACAATGGCTCATGAACTTGATTCTTCATCCAATGTGGAATAAGCATTAGAGAGGCTCAGTGAAGCAAaacagcaagagaaaaaaaaatggggcacGGCTCATCACATGAAGACAAGATCCCTTGCCTCTGGCATTTGAAAGAATGCAGGTGACATGTGCTGTTTGCAGATGCTAGTCCAGGCAAAAGGAGGAAGCGTCTGCTTTGGCATTGAAGCTTGCCTCTGGGAGACATGGTAACTAGACAGTAGTTCAATTTTTTTACTTATTCTAATAATGACCGATTAAAAAAATTCTTTCAGTAAAATGCTTCCTAGACAGTGCCATACAACTCCCTGTATGTAACCAAAATTTGCAGCGGGGCCTGGTGAGGTGCCCTTTCCAACTCTGTGTCAATTCTTCACAAGTCCACATACTAACACCACACCTTTCCTACTACTCTTCGCAATTATTAAGTCTAGTTATCGCAAAATTGGCTTCCAACTGTCATGCCTCATGCGATACTGACCTGTCGCCTCGTGCAGGCTGCCCAATTCTCCTTTTTACTCTGGTTTTGTGATGAGTTGCAGCTCGGGCCAGTGATGCGCTGTTTTTGTACACAGTCTGAACGTCCAGTATTTAGGCAATTCTTGGACTTAGCACTTTTCTTCTTCGAAGCAGGAGGAGCCGGAGGAGGTTGCATGGGCTGACATTGAGTGTTGCATCTTTTAAGAACAACTTTGGCTTCCTTTAGCTTCAGTGAGTATGGTTTTAGCACTTTCTCAGAGTCACTTTTGTACTTGGAAGAGTTATATGGGCTAGGCATTATTTGTGTTTCCACACCATCAGTAGTACAGCTTGCAGTGTTCTCGGTCCTGCAGGTAAGAGCAATACTTGGGATTGACAATGGTTCAATCTCAACGCCTTTGTCATGTCCTTCTAAGCCTTTCCTTATACCGGCATGAATGGTACTTTCCCTGTCATTAGTTTGTAGAAGCTTTTGTTCCATTTGGCACGAAACTGAATTGATTGCTTGACCCAACTTTGCAACTGGAACGTTTGCCTGATTAGCCTCTGAAGACCCTCGGGGACAATGCTGGAGTGGTGCGTTGCTGCTTCGACGCACAGTGCCTACATCCAACAAAGGACTGCACTGTAGTTCAGAGGAGCTTGATGGGCTTTGACGTTTGTACAACCTTTTTTCATGAGCAAAAGGCACACAAAGAGGATCACGCATAAGTGGCTCTTTgcacgagtaggtattgttcacATGGGCTTCATTTTTGTTCTGTGTTATTGCACTTTGGTCCTTCAGATCTGTCAGTATGACACGCACGCCTTTCAGGTGTAACTTTTCCCACACAGCATGGTTCTTCAGGGAGCACAACTGCACGATGTCATTAGAACTATTTGTGGACTGTGGCTCGACAGTTGAGGATATGCCAGGCATTTCACCATTGTTCAGATGGGCTTCGTTCTTGTTTTGTATTTTGCGTCTCACATCTTCTAGAACAATGTGCACTCCTTTCATTGGAAAATCTTTCCACGTGGTAGCCTCCCTGAATGAGACTGACTGCTTAGCATTGTCTTTATCGACCAATGAAGGCATACGTGGCGAGTAATGCTGTGCATTTTTGTTCAACTTTGCTTCTTGATGGTCTGTGAGAACAACACGCGGCTCCTTGAGCTTGAATGCATCGTGCAAGGTGCCTTTCTCCGACAAAAATGTCTGTTCACTATAACTTTGAGCAACCAACAAAGACGAATGCTGCAATCGCTCCTCATCACCATCCGATTTTTTCATAATGTCATCGAGCTCTACACGCAGTTTTTTGGTGAACAGCTTTGAATAATTTCCTAGTAATTGATGTGAAGCCTTTGACTCAATGAGTATGTGACTCTTGCTTTCCTCAGTATTGTACATGTGTGCACTTCCTTGCAAGCCTGAGGTGTCAAGCCTTGCAGAATGCACACTGAAAGTTGCGTCTGGCTTGCTTAAATCTCTTTGTTGAAGGTCTGCGACATCAACAGAGAGATCTTTCATCTGAACGTTTGTCTGCTGAGATACAAAAAGCTCAGCAGAACTGTTACTACATTGCAGAGGTGTGATGCTGCATGCCGATTCAGACCTACAGCTATTGGTCAGAGTACTCATCTGTTTGCTGCTGTCTAATGATTGGCTTGTGGCTGTCACATTACCTTCTGGAAAGCTTTTCCTTGACAAGCCGCTGTGGTTTTCAGGTGAAGGAACTTGAAACAGCACTGCACTGGAGAGCTTTCGCCTCAGACCACCATTTCCTTTATGTGTCCCAGTTCGCTGTACTTGTTTCTTCAAGGTGGCCGAGTCTTTTGCTAAGACAGAGTTTTTACAGCTGGTGGCTGGTGCAACATGCGGAGTCTCCATTGCACTGCTGAGAAGCCACGCCTTTCTTGTTTCCACTTTGTTGACTTGGGCGTCCGACACTGGCGTGCTGACCATGACAGGTGACCATTTCTCTCTAACAGGAGAATTCGAAGCTTCTCCACTTTCAAAGCTCGGCCTGGcttttttcctattttctttgTCATCACATCTCCAATTCGCCCTGTTTCTCTTTTTACGGATGGTAACCCACTTGCTGCTCTCTTCTGGGACGAGAAATGAGGGCACTGAACCGTCGGCAGTGTAGGTTTGTTCATACCTAGGCTTTCTATGGGCTCCATATGAAATGGAGCTGCCAGCCTTCGGAAAGCGAAGGCTGCTCAAATCAATGCTGTTCATGTCACTCAAAACGGACAGCCCAATGCTGTCTTCGTCAACCCTGTTACCACATTTCACATCATTTTTTGGTGTTGAGCTGGTAGGGTTTACAGGACTGCCAAGGCTTAACGAGAAGGACTCATCGTCCTTGAGCAGATGCCTAGGTATTTCACAAGATGATGTGGAACAGGCAGAGCTGGGGCTCATCATAGCAGACTTGCTTCGTGAAGAATCCCCATCTCTTGTTGAAGTTGATGGCAATGGCTGCACCTGCAGCTTCTTGCTTCTTAGTGACAGCTTTGTTGGCGGTCTCGTGACCTTCTGCCGCCTTGGTCTGGCTCTCCTGTCTGCCAGGCTCTGTGCCACACCATTCTGCTGGGCTGCGAGCTGAAGAAGAATGGCACCACAAATTAACAACAATTGAAATACTAACAACTTGTACTGATAGTTTTATAAAAATACCAAAACAGCAATGTCGGTTAAGAGGGAAGTCGCACCTAGAGCTCCAAGCTAGATATAAGCACCTAAAATTAGCATGTGCATAAACATAAGTACACAAGGAGTTTCCCCCTTCCATTCATGTTGAAATGGAACCACCATAGATCAGACTTGATCTCACTTACATATGCTCCATTTAACCATCTAAGGAGACTCTTGATAGAGCTTTCAATAGAATAGACCAATTGCCGCATGTGGCAGGGAACCCacaacataggtcggcaaactcactcgtatAAGTCAATTCATTCATACTCAAATCGAGCCTtgagtcggagtctgagtgagtatggGTGAGTAAATtttcggtgagtttgagttcgagtgagtcacctcgagaaaaattttagtgagtctggttgaggaaaattttggtctgagtgagccctaagccgaaaatatattccttgagtgagtctgagtgagctccaaattttctgTCGCCCTATGGTCCTATGTACTCATCTTCgccattactatcagccttatgtcggcccACATCTATACccgcgtctactcacacatatttcaaTGCGCTAGCGTTCACATGCCAGcgcaatatttattgatcagagaggtgagttacggagggggaagggggtgccttgacctcccatTCCCCTGAGCTCTTTCACAGGATGTCTTTGAAAAAAAATATCCCGTGTGAGACATCTCTTTTAATaacaatgtccttactggattgcaaccactgataactcgtattttgggatgttaaactccagatattattatgataactcgtatttgaaggtacgagatgaaAAGGCGTATCGTAGCGCACTGATTATGGAAGacattggtgttaaagagcattgacagccgaaaaagctaattata
Above is a window of Rhipicephalus sanguineus isolate Rsan-2018 chromosome 3, BIME_Rsan_1.4, whole genome shotgun sequence DNA encoding:
- the LOC119387364 gene encoding uncharacterized protein LOC119387364, which translates into the protein MKVLKTYGRKFKTSFLEVSNTKRDWSPEVVVLQTPPRNRSEILFESLCNPSAQVKRAPRGKVKYGNVTNLFNVSSVRPDYARRKKSGSTCGLSENRSCRKRPQQNGNALRKPLAAQQNGVAQSLADRRARPRRQKVTRPPTKLSLRSKKLQVQPLPSTSTRDGDSSRSKSAMMSPSSACSTSSCEIPRHLLKDDESFSLSLGSPVNPTSSTPKNDVKCGNRVDEDSIGLSVLSDMNSIDLSSLRFPKAGSSISYGAHRKPRYEQTYTADGSVPSFLVPEESSKWVTIRKKRNRANWRCDDKENRKKARPSFESGEASNSPVREKWSPVMVSTPVSDAQVNKVETRKAWLLSSAMETPHVAPATSCKNSVLAKDSATLKKQVQRTGTHKGNGGLRRKLSSAVLFQVPSPENHSGLSRKSFPEGNVTATSQSLDSSKQMSTLTNSCRSESACSITPLQCSNSSAELFVSQQTNVQMKDLSVDVADLQQRDLSKPDATFSVHSARLDTSGLQGSAHMYNTEESKSHILIESKASHQLLGNYSKLFTKKLRVELDDIMKKSDGDEERLQHSSLLVAQSYSEQTFLSEKGTLHDAFKLKEPRVVLTDHQEAKLNKNAQHYSPRMPSLVDKDNAKQSVSFREATTWKDFPMKGVHIVLEDVRRKIQNKNEAHLNNGEMPGISSTVEPQSTNSSNDIVQLCSLKNHAVWEKLHLKGVRVILTDLKDQSAITQNKNEAHVNNTYSCKEPLMRDPLCVPFAHEKRLYKRQSPSSSSELQCSPLLDVGTVRRSSNAPLQHCPRGSSEANQANVPVAKLGQAINSVSCQMEQKLLQTNDRESTIHAGIRKGLEGHDKGVEIEPLSIPSIALTCRTENTASCTTDGVETQIMPSPYNSSKYKSDSEKVLKPYSLKLKEAKVVLKRCNTQCQPMQPPPAPPASKKKSAKSKNCLNTGRSDCVQKQRITGPSCNSSQNQSKKENWAACTRRQPRLTMARKSEIPPRVPLDANQMLLEMCNQDEPLTFKQALGMRAFKECVKIGEGTYGEVFRIGHGSKSSAIKIVPIEGSFPMNGENQKTAAQILPEAIICQELSALSRTDQAASCPNFIEVKRLYYIQGRYPPALLKQWDVYDSERRSENDRPDCFKADQKYLMFQFSDGGTSLEDYEINSATEAKSIFLQVACALAVAETALKFEHRDLHWGNILVAPTQKRHIHCHLPQGHFTLKTNGVFASVIDYTLSRLCKGRAVVFTDVSEEDELFRGVGDYQFDIYRRMKEENKNDWKSFNPYTNALWLHYLSCKLLEKGCSSARSRQQSSAIAELREWSDTLILQCPSSMDVFLRCIGTQSTQKRAGA